The following proteins are encoded in a genomic region of Hymenobacter siberiensis:
- a CDS encoding MerR family transcriptional regulator, which yields MPYKERSIEKQYFTIGEVAAQFKVAESLVRFWETEFDELHPRRSKKGNRLYTPQDIEIFRTIYHLVKERGYTIPGARDMLKQKGPQLKEKIDVVQSLEKVRAFLVSLKKELDVARPE from the coding sequence ATGCCGTATAAAGAGCGCAGCATCGAGAAACAGTACTTTACCATTGGCGAGGTCGCCGCCCAGTTTAAGGTGGCCGAGTCGCTGGTGCGCTTCTGGGAAACCGAATTCGACGAGCTGCATCCCCGCCGCAGCAAGAAGGGCAACCGCCTCTACACGCCGCAGGATATTGAGATTTTCCGTACCATCTACCACCTTGTGAAGGAGCGCGGCTACACCATTCCTGGTGCCCGCGACATGCTCAAGCAAAAAGGCCCGCAGCTGAAGGAGAAGATTGATGTGGTGCAGAGCCTGGAAAAGGTGCGGGCCTTTCTGGTGAGTTTGAAGAAGGAGCTCGACGTGGCCCGGCCCGAGTAA
- the dprA gene encoding DNA-processing protein DprA — MTNDTLFHELALTLLPGIGPQLTRQLMSYGGAAKTVLTMPPGKLRRIPGVGAATVAILTGNAREAAFRKAEMDLRKAEKEGVEILFYTSKRFPSRLKQIADAPAILYYQGTADLNAPKIVALVGTRQATDYGREQTERIVRGLLPHQPLVVSGLAYGIDIMAHRAALQEGLDTVGVMATGLDIIYPAAHRKTAEKMREQGGLLTEFPFGTPPDRYNFPARNRIIAGLSDGTVVVEAAIKGGALITAELALSYDRDVLAVPGNLGSAASEGCNTLIKSNKAALYQEPLDLEQLLNWDAALHQSGKFKPAPSYSADDFTVEEFALISVLAAATGREAQMDDLAWKAQLAIHAVASLLLGLEFRGVVRALPGKKFALV, encoded by the coding sequence ATGACCAACGACACCCTTTTCCACGAGCTGGCCCTCACGCTGCTACCCGGCATTGGCCCACAGCTCACGCGGCAATTGATGAGCTACGGAGGCGCGGCCAAAACCGTGCTTACCATGCCGCCGGGCAAGTTGCGCCGCATTCCTGGTGTGGGCGCGGCCACCGTGGCTATCCTCACAGGCAATGCACGCGAAGCAGCCTTCCGCAAGGCCGAAATGGACTTGCGAAAGGCCGAAAAAGAAGGCGTAGAAATTCTGTTCTACACCAGCAAGCGCTTCCCCAGCCGCCTCAAGCAGATTGCCGATGCGCCCGCCATCCTCTACTACCAGGGCACGGCCGACCTAAACGCGCCAAAAATTGTGGCCCTCGTGGGCACCCGCCAGGCCACCGACTACGGGCGCGAGCAAACTGAGCGCATCGTGAGAGGACTGCTGCCCCATCAGCCACTGGTAGTCAGCGGCCTGGCCTACGGAATTGACATCATGGCCCACCGCGCTGCCCTGCAGGAAGGCCTGGATACCGTGGGCGTGATGGCCACCGGACTCGATATTATTTATCCCGCCGCGCACCGCAAAACGGCCGAAAAAATGCGAGAGCAGGGCGGCCTGCTCACCGAATTCCCATTCGGTACGCCGCCCGACCGCTACAACTTCCCGGCCCGCAACCGCATCATTGCCGGGCTATCCGATGGCACGGTGGTAGTGGAAGCGGCCATAAAGGGCGGCGCCCTCATCACCGCCGAGCTGGCCCTGAGCTACGACCGCGACGTGCTGGCCGTGCCCGGCAATCTGGGCTCGGCCGCCTCCGAAGGCTGCAATACCCTTATCAAGAGCAACAAAGCAGCGCTTTATCAGGAGCCGCTCGATTTGGAGCAGCTCCTGAACTGGGACGCGGCCCTGCACCAGTCCGGCAAGTTTAAGCCGGCGCCTTCTTACTCGGCCGATGACTTTACGGTCGAGGAATTTGCCCTCATCAGCGTGTTGGCTGCGGCCACGGGCCGCGAAGCCCAGATGGACGACCTGGCCTGGAAAGCCCAGCTGGCCATTCACGCCGTGGCTTCGCTGCTGCTGGGGCTGGAGTTTCGGGGCGTGGTGCGGGCGCTGCCGGGCAAGAAGTTTGCGTTGGTGTAA